TCTGCACCAGCAGGGTACATACTACTCTAAATCGTGCAACATTAACATAACGTACAGACAGACATAAATGATGACCGAAAACTTGCCATAGTGACGCTAATATGCTATCACGTGCGAAAAGGTATATGGAAAATGGCCGTCTTTTCAACCTATTTCTACGCAGATTCTTCGTTGGAATTTCATTCTTCGCTCACCTGATAGCCAACGCCAACATTACCATCAAGCTGCTCCACATCGAGGGCAACTCCTTCCTCGAGTTCGTGCTGAAGGCCGTCATGTTCCTGTTCAACTTTCTCTTCTTCACGTACGACATGTTGCACTTCATCATCCTGAGACCCTGTTGTGAGGTTCTCATCAGCTACATACGCCAGGAGCAAGACTCCCTCAATTACATCCTTGCGATGTCCGAGACACCCTTCACCAAGATCGCGGCCGTCGATAAGGAGTTAGACCGAGTGAGACTTAACATGTCCTCGATCGTGAGTCTGAGGAAGGTGTTAAACTCGGTCTGGCAGTTCTCAATCATGGCCTCTGCCGCAGGTCTTTTGATTGTGTCGTGCATAAACATCTACAGCCTTTTCGACGAAGGTGTCCCTAAAGACCAGCTTCTGTTGATCATGTCTTACTGTGGTTACGCCACGGTAGACTTTGTGGATGTTGCGCGACTGAGTCAGACAATGGGAAATGAGGTGAGTGTGACGTCTCTTGTGTTCGTTGTTCCTGTAGACCTCTCTTCGCATACTGATTGCGTTATTTCGTCGGCAGATGACCATTGGTGAAATATTCACCTTCGTTTGATATGTGGTCCTCCCCTAGTGTGTAGGTTTCTTGTTTTATATTTAGGTGAATCGAAACAATAGCTCTAGAAATTAACTTGATATAACCATGCGGATTGATATGTGGAACAGTTAGCATCAAGAGAGCACATATGTTCGAAAATTAGGCTAAGGAGAGTCCTCATTACAAAGGCGTTCAGATGGACACTATTCTGCTTGCCGCAAGCATTTCAGAAGACGAATCAGAACAATGTTACCATATACTAATACACATCTCCAGCCCCGTAAGAAGAAGAGAGTAGCCGGGCAATGTCTTAAGGTGCGCGTTTCGTTTTACTTCGAAGTTAAAAAGCATTTTTGTTTCGGCATGTTCCGTAAATGTTCGGTATCTCTTACACTAAACAAACTAtttcagagttgccagttccgcttatagtaagcggatttgggcttctttatTTGCCGAGTCGCTGGCAGTATTTTCCGGTCGCGTGTCGTGTTTTTTTTGGCGTATTTACGTTTTGCCATCGAATATTGTTGTTTAGATGGTCATCGCGTTCAGCGATAGCCCGTTTGTCGAATActgagtagttgagtgttgaaatCAAACGTACGTTGGGTGAATCAACAAATAATGtgaatcatgcactggcaaacgtgcactCAACCGAgtggagactaccctggagaccATGCTAAAAAGCAAAtacgtgctttcgttcatagttgcgcatattctCGCTGTAAAAAATAACTAAAGTGACTTTTTCAATTGTTTGTATTTGAATGACATTTTCTGTTATAATTAAAATATCTTCAAGTATAGGAAAATTCAACAAATTTCCGCTccttttgggcttcttttgtgatgattatttgcttgttagcttggttgcatctggcaactctgggaAACTTGTGCGTGTTTTCTGCGGATCATTTGTCGTTTGCTTCTATTTCCAATGTAGGTATTAAAGCTGCGGGAAAGCCTTATGAAGGTTGCAGTGTTCCACGACTCACCTACGCATTTCCGTCGGGTACGTGCGACTGCTCTTTACCTTGACATGTATTGGCTGCTACTGATTGTTCTGGTGTGCGCGGTTCAAGCACGTGGCGGCACCTCGTGGGCTCTACCTGCACAACGTGGCATCTCAGATCGTATGCTGGGGCGTCATTGCTTGCAAAATGAGCCGGTACCAGTGTACCCCGCCTGGAGCATAGTTTGCCAAGGGGAGATGAAGCAATTTCTCTTGTTTTCACGCAGTGGTCAATTTTCTCCAGCGTGCAGAGCCGTAATATTTGACTTACATTTTAAAACTAGCATTCACTACTCAACAACAGagttaataattgctggggttttacgtaccaaaaccacgatatgattatgagagactatCAGAGGCGCCacagtggagggcaccggaaatttaaaccacctgaggttcttaataataataataataatatttggggtttaacatcctaaaaccacgctatgaatatgagagacgccgtataggagggctccggaaatgtcgaccacctggggttccttaacgtgcacctctatctaagtacacgggcctcaaacattttcaccgccatcgaaaatgcagccgccgctgccggtattcgatcccgcggccttcgggtcagcagtccagtgccataaccactagaccaccgttgcggggccCACCTGTTGTTGTTTAACTTGcactaaatataagcacacgagcctccagcataacgcctccatcgaaatgcggccgccgcggccgcggttGAACACCGTGACCTGCAGGTCGGCggtcaagcactataaccactagaccaacacGGCGGCTCAACGACAgggttttctgaccatgttcaaataGTCTTGCAGAGTGCGTATGAACACTGCGAAGCGTGGAAAAAGGTCATCCTTCTCAAACAAGATTATTGATGTGGCCTGGACGACCTTTGCAATATCCTCGGCTGATATTGTTCCGTTGCATTTACAGGTTGCATACCTCCATGGCACCCTTGAGCCAGACGAGATGTTCTTGAGTGGCGGAAATTTTTTCACCCTGAACTTGCCCCTCCTTGTGTCGGTAAGGAATTCATTGTACTATTTTGTTTCTATAAACACGACAATGCTGAAGACAACTAGCTTTGGGGAGTCGTTATAACTGTTACTGCTAGTGCTTGTACTAAAACGTGATTCTCTTTATAAAGACTCATGCtaatttcaaaagatgatgccaGTTACAAATGTTCAACAGAGAAACAACAAATTAGGTCGCTTAGGTATGAAATTTAAGATATTAAATATAGAATACAATCAGCAATAATTATGGTTGGCGTAGAGGGAAGGGGAAGCATTCGATGGCCTCAAATCATTCCCAGCTTTGAGCACTACATTGCATTTCCATAGGCCACATATATTTATATGTGGTCACGTTGTATTATATGGGCCACATTGTATGGACCACTCGGGCAAGCACATGCACACATGAGGAGTGTAGTCAATATGATCGCCAACGACGCCGTAAGTGTGAATATCTTAATTAAAATATAAGAATACAAAGCATGGGGTGTCAGCGAAATTTGATGATGCGCCATTTCCCATTCCTCCTTCTTATTTCAGCTCCTATGTCATTCACGTTGCAACTATTCACAGGAAGGCCGAGCCATTTTGGAGCGAAACTGCATGTGTTTTTTCTACTCGTCTCACATGAAGTAGAATTCCTTTGGAAATGTCAGCTCATTACGTTAAAGATCACTTCAAATATCAATTCAGATGGCTTGTTGACGGCAACATGTCAGACAGCGCTCCACGCGAAGATGGCTTCATTTTTACTAAAGCTATGAATTTCCCACTTAGTGATGGGTCCatcattacttgttttttttttttttgcttttgtgagTCTACGTAGCATTTACATGAAGTACTGCTTTCCTGAAAGTTTTTGTAGATTGTATGAATGTACCCAGCGTAGGTGTGCGTAAGGCCTTGCTGATGTCTGCCTGAAAGGAAATTATGTATAATTTTTCAAGCTAGCAGGACATGTGCTAACCTTTCGTTCTAACGCTCTTATTCATCTTCTGACCACAGCTTGCAGGATCTGTCATAACATACTCCGTCATCTTGGTGCAAACGAGCGACAGCGTGGAACACAAGGCGACGCCGAGATAGAAGCATCGAAAATCTGGAGTGCAACGACAGGAGCGGAGCGAGCCAAGAAGTTCTGTTTAGATCTTCGAATAAACGTATGGTTGGTATATTAGATAGAGTGTCTGAGAAAGCCTGACCAGAGTTCGCCAGTGCAATGGCGCGCAACGGAAGAGCGTTATCAATTTATCATATATCCGCCAGAGATAAATAGCGAAAGAGTATACAGTATGCACTCGAAAATAGGTAACGAACGAGTATAGGTCGACCCATGCCTTTCGAGGAACGGATAGATTGGGACATGACACATCTTTGTGTGGCAAATTGGAGGATGACACGTGAACAGTAACTTCATTAGCTCGGCACTTTTGCTAGCTTTGATCACAAATATAGGTCGAGCTTCTTTGGTcccgaatataggtcgatagctaaTTATGGGTGGCATTCCCGAAGAAAAAGGTCGACCTTTGTTCGAATAAATACTGTCACCGCATAATTTATCgcccgaaagaaagaaaggccccTAGAAAGTATCTTCACTCTAAGGTTCCTGGAGCTCGAGCCATATCAAACGCCCTCGCTATAAGCCATCACTGATCTTCGAGGCCGGAGCCGGCCAACGCTCTTCCTCAGAGACCGGTGGGGGCTCGTAATGAAGGacttggaagggggggggggaggaggggtgcattgagtttcttacaatatttactagagggaactgtggaacttcgatcgttcagccaccatgggaatgatggatagtacgcggatttgcctagtctttgtgcttGCGGCTCGAATGCACTTCTAGCTTTGTTTATCGGTTGCGTTTTGGCGGTTGTTTTGGGTAAAAAAATGGCTTAATTATTGTGAACTTCATGACTTGATTTAAATTGGTCAGCCTAAAAACGTCAacgtggtgaagtgggactgcggacttttgcgcagttttttcttgctacaaagcggctgcaggcaacacggagccgaaagaacgaagcctaGGCGAATCCATgcactacccatgattcccatgctggctgaagcgcgatgcgttgcagcttccatagGCTGTAGCGCTGAATTCCCTTTCAGCGTACAATTTATGAAACTCTGCGGTGGAAGAGGGTTCATTGTAATGCTTGTTTGCAGCCTCCTAATGTCTAAGAGATCTGGGCCCTCCGCAAAAGTGACAGTGTTAGTATAATTCTGTCAGAGTTGGGAGGTGGTTCGCTGGAGACTAGGGGCACGTGTTAACCTGCAAAAAGACAGTAGGacaactgaaagttgagctagttcgCAAGGATTCATCATGGATCAAGGTAAGGCTTGCAGACAAGAATACGCTGAGAGAAACAGACAGCGCAAACCACGGCGTCCATGTTGTCCGGCTCTACTCTGTGTCCTTGTCTGCATCCTTGACTGTGTTTCGTGTCCTTGTCTGTATTGCGCTTACTTGTCTACATTCTTTTATGATACACCCGGTAATATGGGAAAGGTGGGCCAATCAAAATAGATGCAAGCTTTCTGCTTTTCGCGGAAAAATGCCGGACGCACAAAAGGTGAGAAAGGCGCAGGTCTAGTAATGCCCAACAAAACGAGGTTCATGATCTCTAAACACTCGAAATGAAAACACCATAAATAAAAACGGACTGCTCGCGTGATTTTACGTTACACGAAAATAGCCATTGAGAACATGTGTTTCACAATGTAAAATGCGCATTGAATACTCAGATACACAGGCAGTATGCAACTTATTAATGCGGAAAGCTTCTGCGACATCCTCAGCTTATTATTTCTGTGTTTATACGAGATGCCAGGTGTTCACACCAGCAGGATTTTACACGAGAAGACAAGCGCAAAGCTTGCAATAGTTTCTAGTGTCACAAGAGGCGACGACGTGCTATGCGCCATCAAATGCGCATTAGTTTTACCTCAAAGCTTGTCTTACGATTTATAATGAGTGAAGCACGTATAGATACAATGATTTGTCATGGTAAATGAAGTCCACCAGTAGTCCATGTTCCCATAATATCATACAATTCTCAAATACGCGCACGTATCAAACAAACGACCCTTCCACCCAAGGCACGTCGACGGTACGTTGCAGCGCGGTCGTGTCAATACGTCGAGGGAAGCAAAATTCTAATTAACCTTTTATGACCCTAAGCGACGGCGTGCATATCGATTGCTGCACACGTCTACGAGTGGTACAACGACATTCACGCCATCAAAAATGTTAAAGAACGCAACCCTTCGGTCAGTGACATGAGTAATGGAAATTGGCCTCCGCAAAAAGTGTACGCCTAAATTAAGAAGTGCTGACATACGTCCTGTCACGACACTATGCAAATGCGGCAGGAGCAACTGGAGTCTTTAATATCCGCTAAGTGCCAGAATACGGGATGAATATCGACGAACGCTACGATCGCCGGACGCACAGATCCTCTACAGAGTTGCAATATTAACAAGCTCCGTATGATATGCGTCCTGCATAGAACAGTATCGTACTCTCAACTACAGGGGAAAATGCGTGCGCAAAAACAGTACTTACAAGTGGTAATAACGAACAGCGTTGTCTAGCATATAATTAATCTCATTTCTATATATGGTATACAATTGTACTCTGAAATGTGCTGCATCCTATTGCACGCTGACGTTCTATCAATATGCCCACGTGCTTTGTTCTCGATGTAGAGACTGgcagtatcgaaaataaatatattatttattaattagttaattaaaatatatagaaTTACCGCGGATGACTATCAGTAAAACTATATGCAACGTATTACGAGGTTATTAGGCGAGTTATAGAATCGGCTCCATGTATGACAATTCTTAGCAGTTAGACGGTACGAGTTGTATCACAGGAATTCCACGGGTTTACTTGCTGTTTTATAAACTTATTGACCCATGGCTTATTCTTCAGTAGGAGATGAACTACTCGAAAAAATGAGAGCATAGCGCTAAAGGAACGGATGAATACACATAGGTAGACGGTTCAGttcataaggaataaagaatacacacatgcatacatacatttcCGATGACGTCTTTCAAATGCTGCTCTCTAAGAACCCTGGCACTGTCTCTGAACTCAACtgagctttgccagagtttcgacgagctccGAAGACAGCGCCTTCTCACGCGCCGCCAACACGTATCTGATGAAGCCATCTCGAGCGTGGCTAGCGCTCCTCACTTCGAGTCACTGTTCTCCCAGATAAACGAGTTTGTCCGTGCTGAGGTCGCTCGTCAGCTTTGGCTGCTATCAACAGCCGGCCAACCACCAtcgcctttgccagcaaacatACGCCAGGTGATACAGGAGCAAGTTTGCGCTGCTCTGCCTTCTGCCCGCGACACTCCACCGGCGCCGACCCCTGTTCCCTGTGCCGACGTAAATTCTCCCctgagctacgcccaagttgccGCACGGTCGCCGCCTCAGTCCTTCCCGCCATTACCATCTGCCGTGCCACTGCGACCAACACCCCGCCTCAATCACGCCATGTACCTGCAGGGTAGCGGACAATGGCGCACTTTCGACAACCGGCCAATGTGCTTTGCCTGTGGGCTACCTGGCCACGTCGCTCGATATTGCCGTCGTCGAGTACGTCCCTACCACCAGACCTTCGAACCTGACCCGTATGTGTCACCGCGGCCATCGTTCTCGGCGTCTCGGAACCCCGGCCAGATGTCTTCATATACCGACCATCATCCTCCTGCcaaccgccgctcgccatcgcctcgacgccgctcgctatcgccAATGCGCCGTCGTCCCTCTACGCCGGAGCGGGAAaactaattgccgcagttccagaggcaggaactgcgtcacccgcgaaaAGACCAAGGCCTCTCCCTTCACCGACGAACGTTATCGACGTGTATGTGGATggcgtcgctgcactcgcccttgtcgatacaggtgcagcagtttcagttatcagtgccaaactctgccgcttgctcaaaaaagttacgacgccgctGTCCAACATATCGCTTCGCACCGCCAGCGCAGACCGCGTcacgccggccgctgcatgtTCTGCTCGCGTCGTAATTAACGATCTCCTCTACGTCGTCGAATTTTTAGTCATGCATTCTTGTTCACATGACgtcattttgggctgggactttctatccgctaataaagccgtcatcGACTGTTCTCGCGCTGAAGTGGCATATGAAGCGCTTTGCGATGCCCCGTTATTTGACGCTCGTGAAGCCGAGGACAAGCTATTTGTTGCGGAAAACGTTACTATACCGCCGCACTCCtttgcccttgccacggtgtcctgcaacagTATCGCCAAGTCAAGCGCACTTTTTACGCCATCTCCTATCTTCGTCCGCCGCAAATGTTCACCGCTGCCTTTTGCCCTTTTGGAAATCCGTGACGGTGTCAGCACACTGCTTGTCTTTAACCTTTTTTCATGGCCTCTTACACTACTTCGCGGAGAGTGCGTCGGACGTGTCCACGGTGTCGACCGTTCGACCATCACTGACATGCAAACTGCTTCCaccgccgaacacgaagtcgTCGGAGTGACCTGTGACTCCTCGCAGCAGACGCCTACGCCTGATGTCCTGAGCAGCTCCGTTGCCGACACGTTGACTGTTCCTCAACGCGCCCAGCTCCTACGTCTCCTCGACAGATTCCGTTCGTCCTTTgactgccagcatgcttcccTCGGTCGTACGTCAGCTGTGAGTCACCGCATCGACACTGGTACCAGCgcgccactgcgacaaagaccgTATCGTGTGTCTACGACAGAGCGCCAGGTaatcgacgaccaagtagctgacatgctgaagcgtggcgtcatccagccttcaaatagcccctgggcatctccagttgtcctcgttaagaagaaggatgggtcgattcgcttctgcgttcattaccgccgtctcaacaaaatcactcgaaaagacgtttatcccttaccgagaattgacgacgccctcgactgccttcaaggcgcagagttcttttcttctattgacttacggagcggctattggcaagtccccgtggcgcctgacgaccaacctaaaacggccttcatcacacccgatggcctttatgaattccgtgtcatgccgttcggtctttgcaacgcgcccgcaacatttgagcgcatgatgtaCGACATTTTGCGAGGTCctaagtggaaaacatgcctctgcTACCTAGACGACGTAGTTGTGTTTTCAACAGATTTGCCTACGCACCTCCGTAGGCTAGAGAAAGTGCttcagtgcctaactgacgctggccttcagctcaacctgaagaaatgccgctttggcgcaaggCAGCTCACCATCCTTGGCCATGTTGTATCCaaagacggtattcttcccgacaccgccaagcttcgggcagttgctgacTTTCCTAAACCTGCGACTCTCAAAGAACTTCGtagcttccttggcctctgttcctattttcgccgcttcatcaGAAATTTTGCGACCATCACTGCTCCCTTGAATCAGCTCCTACGGAGCGACTCAAAAAGTTACGCTTGGACGCCCGCTTGTGACGATGCCTTTCAAGAGCTGCGCCGTCTGCTCACctcaccgccaatcctgcgtcaTTTCGACCTTACTGCTCCGACTgaggtccacaccgacgccagcggtgttggactgggcgccgtgctcgcgcagcgcaaatctggattccaagagtacgtcgtcgcatacgcaagccgcaccctcactaaagcagagaccaattattctgttacagagaaggaatgtttggccataatttgggctcttggtAAATTTGGACCTTAtctgtatggccgccccttcgacgtagtCACAGATCATCATGCGCTTTGTTGGTtatccacgttgaaggacccctccggccgattagctcgctgggctttgcggttgcagGATTTCGACATGCGCGTTGTCTACAGGTCgggccgccgccacaccgatgccgacgccctatcacgctcgcctgtatcaaccgacagcactgcctgcctatctgccgtgGACGAAGTTCTTTCGTTCCCAGCTGACTGCGACAtggcgtcggagcaacgcaaggatgcctggatcagcACTCTGCTCCGATTCCTTTCCAACCCGTCGACTTTTCCTTCAGCTCCTAGAGCCTTGCGACGTCAAGCTACTCACTTTGAGATCCGTGATGGCCTCCTCTATCGCAGGAACTACATGTCCGACGGCCGCAAGTGGTTGCTCGTGATACCTCGACATCTTAGGGCTAAAATATGTTCAGCCTTTCACGTTGACCCACAGTGTgcacatgcgggcgtcttcaaaacatacaCCCGACTTTTCTCGAGGTTctattggcgaggcatgtacacctttgtgcgcaagtacattcgGTCATGCCCAgagtgccaacgacgcaaagctcCTACTCCGCACGTCTCTGGTACGCTACAGCCAATACCGTGCCCGGCCAGGCCCTTAgaccgcattggcattgactTGTACAGACCTCTTCCCTTCACGGCTTCCGGAAACCGCTGGgtagtcgtcgccgtcgaccacttgacgcgatacgcagaaacatccgctctgcctgctgccacaGCCCATGACGTAGCATCTTTCCCcctgcggaacttcattctccgtcacggcgcacccCGCGAACTCCTGAGCGATAGAGGACGAGTATTCCTTTCCGAGGTTGTAAACGCACTCCTTGCCGCATGCCATATCGTTCATCGCactactaccgcctaccatcctacaaccaacggcttgacagaaagattcaaccgcaccctagGAGACATGATCTCTAAATACGTTGCCTCtgatcactctgactgggacctaattttgcccttCCTGACGTACGCTTACAACACGGCTCCGcaggcgactacaggcttttcACCATTTTTCCTCTTATATAGCCGCGAACCTTCGACCACCctcgacaccattctgccctaccGACCCGATTCATCCGAGTCTACGCCCATCTCTCAAGttgcccgccgcgccgaggagtgCCGTCAGCTCGCCCGCTGGTTTACAACCGTAGACCAATGGAAACAAAAATCTCGTCGTGCCGATGACCACCCGTGCCCTGATCCTCACTTTCTTCCAGGATCCCTTGTGTGGCTctgggttccagctgtccctactggcctctcctccaagcttgcttcgaaatatcagggaccctaccgtgtcgttgcgcagacgtcacctgtaAATTACGTCGTCGAACCGGTTACACCGGCTACAGACCAACGCTTTCGTGGTCGTGAAACCGTCCACGTacagcgcctgaagccctactacGATCCGCTTGTACTGTGTtcaccgtgagtcgccaggatggctcctttttcgacGGGGGAcgattgtagcgaagaggaatgcccagcgctgcagccacatcgccagctctgctcgaggcacgagctAGAGCCGCCCAACCTGTGTctgctgaaacgctgcctgcgcctgtacagttcttgctgtccctgctcggacgctcctggcccagtgtttttattatagTATATACAAATTGAAAGAGTGGTCGAAGGAGGCACATGTGCACACTGAAAAAGTAAATATGAATGTGCATGAGTACATAATGTGTACTAGCTAGGATATGTAGATGGAATTGAACACGAAAAGATATGCGCACGCAGAGAGGGATAACATATGGACGACCAAAGAGCTGTGACATATGGTGTTGCAGGAAGCATAGCGTCGCCACTGAAAAACAAGGAGCATAAAAACGCACTACTTGGAGATTTGCAAGGAAAGTCACGTGGTCCCTTAAGCATTCTTTTAAGACGACTCAAATGCGAAAGccgtgtttttcttctcagtagaatGTATTGATCTTTTAGCCAGCCCCCCAAAAGCTTTCGGATCCTCACGTTGCTTTGCTCTGCCTccatgatcagcccacctttgagcaaAAGACGAAGTAGTGTGACGACGTCATGATATGGAGtgttgatgacgtcacataatttgGCTACCCGTGACGCCATGGTGGCATCATGATGACACGCCATCGCTCGCACAAGGTCCCGTGAATTTTTGGCTAGGCCTTATGAGACTGCCAGACCTAACAGTGTCACGATATCTTGCGAAACCTCGCGCAAGTCTCGCGAACGGGAGTGTCAACACAGccttttaaggctttcgccttacaatATGAATGAAAATGATTC
The nucleotide sequence above comes from Rhipicephalus sanguineus isolate Rsan-2018 chromosome 8, BIME_Rsan_1.4, whole genome shotgun sequence. Encoded proteins:
- the LOC119403054 gene encoding uncharacterized protein LOC119403054, which encodes MVSAMAARIRPYATLCRAAGVFFIRNIHCANPRDAVVSWKSWYTLYSVGCLLTFTLGQLYFVANNTIRVFASVRSFTKSLVLVLPTVVAFKVTVNIASSVFGSWTMLEFFKMSAEHELKSAFDWKKYRYGCRLSYALRFFVGISFFAHLIANANITIKLLHIEGNSFLEFVLKAVMFLFNFLFFTYDMLHFIILRPCCEVLISYIRQEQDSLNYILAMSETPFTKIAAVDKELDRVRLNMSSIVSLRKVLNSVWQFSIMASAAGLLIVSCINIYSLFDEGVPKDQLLLIMSYCGYATVDFVDVARLSQTMGNEVLKLRESLMKVAVFHDSPTHFRRVAYLHGTLEPDEMFLSGGNFFTLNLPLLVSINEFVRAEVARQLWLLSTAGQPPSPLPANIRQVIQEQVCAALPSARDTPPAPTPVPCADVNSPLSYAQVAARSPPQSFPPLPSAVPLRPTPRLNHAMYLQGSGQWRTFDNRPMCFACGLPGHVARYCRRRVRPYHQTFEPDPYVSPRPSFSASRNPGQMSSYTDHHPPANRRSPSPRRRSLSPMRRRPSTPEREN